Proteins from a genomic interval of Corvus moneduloides isolate bCorMon1 chromosome 6, bCorMon1.pri, whole genome shotgun sequence:
- the LOC116445544 gene encoding uncharacterized protein LOC116445544 isoform X3, with protein MSAAAGDSRTYKGRYVPGGDRPARAPAARALLPPVANPSPAGRQRPIRSAGTRRTRPGGAEAGQRAGGRFRLAGSGRGVALATLTPPLSPAERVLGSPRPGIFRPRHLPASEPPVPRTPARCPPRPRATRPSWLRGARAPPAPQDGGGQALRGRLGAAPLPELSALCSLPSALCSLPCRRGKVRNALCGTAPAAERAPDTERHFAEFLRLSVTNHYENPVKETEMELARASQEDCLLHPTLTRVLKPYSCGPGSKPWGWPLLCCVPHLLC; from the exons ATGTCCGCGGCTGCGGGGGACTCGCGCACCTATAAGGGACGGTACGTGCCCGGAGGGGACCGGCCTGCGCGCGCACCCGCGGCCCGCGCGCTCCTGCCGCCCGTCGCCAATCCCAGCCCGGCTGGGCGGCAGCGGCCAATCAGGAGCGCGGGCACGAGACGGACGCGGCCGGGAGGAGCCGAGGCGGGGCAGCGGGCGGGAGGGCGGTTCCGATTGGCTGGGTCGGGACGGGGGGTCGCCTTGGCGACCTTGACGCCGCCATTGTCCCCAGCGGAGCGTGTCCTGGGGTCTCCCCGACCCGGCATCTTCCGGCCCCGGCATCTTCCGGCCTCGGAACCTCCTGTCCCCAGAACCCCGGCACGttgcccgccccgcccccgaGCCACCCGTCCCTCATGGCTACGCGGGGCCCGGGCGCCGCCGGCGCCGCAAGATGGCGGCGGGCAGGCCCTGAGGGGGAGGCTCGGAGCCGCCCCGCTGCCGGAGCTTAGCgctctgtgctccctgcccagcgctctgtgctccctgccctgccgtCGTGGCAAGGTTCGAAATGCCTTGTGCGGTACAGCTCCAGCCGCTGAGAGAGCCCCCGACACAGAAAG ACATTTTGCTGAGTTTCTGAGACTCTCAGTGACAAACCATTATGAAAACCCAGTGAAAGAGACGGAGATGGAGTT AGCCAGGGCTTCTCAGGAGGATTGTCTTCTTCATCCCACCCTGACAAG GGTTCTAAAGCCTTATTCCTGTGGTCCAGGCTCCAAACCTTGGGGCTggcctctgctgtgctgtgtgccaCACCTGCTCTGTTGA
- the TALDO1 gene encoding transaldolase, which translates to MSVSPVKRQKMESALDQLKHHTTVVADTGDFNAIDEYKPLDATTNPSLILTAAQMPAYQNLVDDAVAYGKKLGGSEEEQIKNASDKLFVLFGAEILKRIPGRVSTEVDARLSFDKEGMIQRARRLIDLYKEVGVGKDRILIKLSSTWEGIQAGRVLEAEYGIHCNMTLLFSFAQAVACAEAGVTLISPFVGRILDWYVANGDKKTYEPSEDPGVKSVTKIYNYYKKFGYKTIVMGASFRNTGQIKALTGCDYLTISPKLLAELSKEHVKLTPTLSVKEAQACNLEKIHLDEKAFRWHHNEDQMAVEKLSDGIRRFAADAVKLERMLKERMFSTENGK; encoded by the exons ATGTCGGTGTCCCCCGTGAAGCGGCAGAAGATGGAGTCGGCGCTGGACCAGCTCAAGCACCACACCACGGTGGTGGCCGACACCGGGGATTTCAACG cCATCGATGAGTACAAGCCCCTGGATGCCACCACAAATCCCTCCCTGATCCTCACTGCGGCTCAGATGCCAGCATACCAGAATCTTGTGGATGATGCTGTTGCCTACGGGAAGAAGCTTGGTGG GTCAGAAGAGGAGCAGATCAAAAATGCTTCTGACAAGCTTTTTGTATTATTTGGAGCTGAAATCCTGAAGAGGATACCTGGCCGTGTGTCCACAGAAGTAGATGCAAG GTTGTCCTTTGATAAGGAAGGAATGATTCAAAGGGCCAGGCGCCTCATCGACCTCTACAAGGAAGTAGGAGTTGGTAAAGATCGGATTCTCATCAAGCTCTCTTCAACGTGGGAAGGAATCCAGGCTGGCAG GGTTCTGGAGGCCGAGTATGGGATTCACTGCAACATGACCTTGCTGTTCTCCTTTGCTCAGGCTGTTGCCTGTGCTGAAGCTGGAGTTACTCTGATTTCCCCGTTTGTGGGACGGATCCTGGACTGGTATGTTGCAAATGGAGACAAGAAAACCTATGAGCCTTCAGAGGATCCAG GAGTGAAGAGTGTCACCAAGATCTATAACTACTACAAAAAGTTTGGCTACAAAACCATCGTGATGGGTGCATCGTTTCGCAACACGGGCCAGATCAAAGCGCTCACGGGCTGTGACTATCTCACCATTTCACCCAagctcctggcagagctcagcaaagAGCACGTCAAGTTAACTCCCACACTCAGCGTCAAAGAGG CTCAGGCATGCAATCTTGAGAAGATCCACCTGGATGAGAAGGCATTCCGCTGGCACCACAACGAAGACCAAATGGCTGTGGAAAAGCTGTCTGATGGGATCAGGAGATTTGCTGCAGATGCAGTTAAGCTGGAGAGGATGTTAAAG GAGCGAATGTTcagcactgaaaatggaaagtaa